The following proteins are encoded in a genomic region of Clostridium kluyveri:
- a CDS encoding ABC transporter permease, whose translation MLNTIYSEFLKLKKTYIIPVVFICGILMTIFMFLARFITEHDMPFEKYAYNIEQVNFLMLYTVLFSITAAYIFSREATDMTANILYTYPISRLKIFISKLITLYIVIFFTYAIETLSIPLSYYFLNGIFPEGSLIIKDIRANGYSLFFQFLLTPIPILVANISKNLIIPSSYGILAFILSSLLVNNDLGNLKYIPLTSPYLSSAYFYNLKDINLNYVLTSSILYFILFLFIGMYHFTQQDIN comes from the coding sequence ATGCTAAATACCATATACTCAGAATTTTTAAAACTAAAAAAGACTTATATAATACCCGTAGTTTTTATTTGTGGAATCCTTATGACAATATTTATGTTTCTGGCAAGATTCATAACTGAACATGATATGCCCTTTGAAAAATATGCCTATAATATAGAACAGGTAAATTTTTTAATGTTATATACAGTTCTATTTTCAATAACGGCAGCTTATATTTTTTCACGAGAAGCTACCGATATGACTGCTAACATATTGTATACTTACCCTATAAGCAGACTAAAGATTTTTATATCAAAATTAATAACCTTGTATATAGTTATTTTTTTTACATATGCCATTGAAACCCTCTCCATTCCTCTGAGTTATTACTTTCTAAATGGTATTTTCCCAGAAGGAAGTTTAATAATTAAGGATATAAGAGCCAATGGTTACTCCTTATTTTTTCAATTCCTTCTAACACCTATCCCAATATTAGTTGCAAATATAAGTAAAAATCTTATAATACCCTCTTCATATGGAATATTGGCCTTTATTTTAAGCAGCCTTTTAGTAAATAATGACCTTGGAAATTTAAAATATATTCCATTAACATCTCCTTATCTTTCATCTGCATATTTTTACAATTTAAAAGATATCAACTTGAATTATGTTCTAACTTCAAGTATTTTATATTTTATTCTATTCTTATTCATTGGTATGTATCATTTTACTCAACAGGACATTAACTAA
- a CDS encoding ABC transporter permease, which translates to MFNIIYSEFLKLKKSYIIILALIISVFIPIFQCIASLSNDYSNISDTLRYTLIKDYRINVELICFQFLYVVFFSLISSYIFSREFTDKTTNILYTYPISRTKIFIAKLITVYILILAVYFIQFMAAYVTLYICWGQFPGKNFIIEDIKVNTYSLFAQLLLMPIPILIGNISKNIILPVVYGTLASISNMFIIFTGIYMQMSPLILPAIPVYYFHAGDPLDFIIITVNIVLTFCISIFICICHYNHVDIK; encoded by the coding sequence ATGTTTAATATCATATATTCGGAATTTTTAAAATTAAAAAAATCCTATATAATCATTTTAGCCTTAATCATTTCAGTTTTTATTCCTATCTTTCAATGTATTGCATCACTCTCAAATGATTACAGTAATATTTCAGACACATTGCGATATACCCTTATTAAAGATTATAGAATAAATGTAGAACTGATTTGTTTTCAATTTTTATATGTAGTTTTTTTTTCACTAATATCAAGCTATATTTTTTCGAGGGAATTTACAGATAAAACCACTAATATCTTATACACTTATCCCATTAGCAGGACAAAAATATTCATAGCCAAACTCATTACAGTATATATATTAATTCTGGCTGTATATTTTATTCAATTTATGGCTGCCTATGTAACTCTTTATATATGCTGGGGACAGTTTCCTGGTAAAAATTTCATTATAGAAGATATAAAAGTAAATACATATTCCTTGTTTGCACAACTTTTATTGATGCCTATCCCTATACTCATTGGAAATATAAGCAAAAACATTATCTTACCTGTAGTATATGGTACATTGGCTTCCATATCCAATATGTTTATTATTTTTACAGGTATATATATGCAGATGTCTCCTTTGATACTTCCTGCAATTCCTGTATATTATTTTCATGCAGGAGATCCCCTGGATTTTATAATAATTACTGTAAATATTGTTTTAACCTTTTGCATATCAATCTTTATATGCATTTGTCATTATAACCATGTAGATATCAAGTGA
- a CDS encoding ABC transporter ATP-binding protein, translating into MDNILKTYNLSKKFKNFYAVDNLNMTIEKGDIYGFLGENGAGKTTTIRMIMGLIKSTSGEIELFSQKISGKNKNLLQRIGSIIEYPGFYPNLTASENLEIHRRMMGVQEKDSIKNSLKVVGIGNVENKKVKEFSLGMKQRLGIARSLLHHPEFLILDEPTNGLDPIGIKEIRELIIDLARKQNITFLISSHILSEIQQMATKIGIIHKGVLLEEISYNELKKRNRHYINIKVDKDKKSCFILEEKLNIKDYILWGKNNLRVYEKLQEVSTINKVLVSNDVLVEEICLKIDSLEDYFLKLTGGN; encoded by the coding sequence ATGGATAACATTCTAAAAACCTATAATTTATCTAAAAAATTCAAAAATTTTTATGCAGTTGATAATTTAAATATGACTATAGAAAAAGGTGATATATATGGTTTTCTTGGTGAAAATGGTGCAGGAAAAACTACTACTATAAGAATGATAATGGGCCTTATAAAATCAACCTCTGGAGAAATAGAACTATTTTCCCAGAAAATATCCGGTAAAAATAAAAATCTACTTCAAAGAATAGGTTCTATAATAGAATATCCTGGATTTTACCCAAACCTCACAGCTTCAGAAAATTTAGAAATACACAGACGTATGATGGGTGTTCAGGAAAAAGATTCTATAAAAAACTCTTTAAAAGTAGTAGGTATAGGAAATGTGGAAAATAAAAAGGTGAAAGAATTTTCCCTTGGCATGAAGCAAAGACTCGGAATTGCAAGAAGCCTTTTACATCACCCTGAATTTTTAATATTAGATGAACCTACAAATGGCCTTGATCCCATTGGAATAAAAGAAATAAGAGAATTAATTATAGATTTAGCCCGTAAACAGAATATTACATTTTTAATATCCAGTCATATATTAAGCGAGATTCAACAGATGGCTACAAAAATTGGAATAATTCATAAGGGTGTACTTTTAGAAGAAATATCCTATAATGAACTTAAAAAAAGAAATAGACATTATATAAATATAAAAGTTGATAAGGATAAAAAATCCTGTTTTATCTTAGAAGAAAAGCTAAATATAAAAGATTATATACTATGGGGAAAAAATAATCTAAGGGTTTATGAAAAGCTTCAAGAAGTTTCTACTATAAACAAGGTTCTTGTTTCAAATGACGTACTTGTAGAGGAAATATGCTTAAAAATAGACAGCCTAGAAGATTATTTTCTAAAACTTACAGGAGGAAATTAA
- a CDS encoding sensor histidine kinase, whose amino-acid sequence MNIATYILISIIIFLSILLLHLYKNINGICKYIDDILNGNSNQRIRLQTHIKCLSELTIKINSLIENLQHIEKKNVVSEESRKKMISNISHDLRTPLTSILGYIELILNDSNLSQDEINRYIKIVYTKGNYLYDMLEEFFEISKMDSKDFKLEIKSINICEIIRQQLVSFFNEFKKNGIEPELNFQKDNIYVNADEKVLNRILNNIISNILKHGKNSTKICVDINCTKNTVFISIWDNGLGIPGDEINYIFDRLYTVEKSRKSNLKSSGLGLSIVKKLVESLGGTISVSSIPLKKTEFKFTLDRDVRKL is encoded by the coding sequence ATGAACATAGCTACTTACATACTCATATCTATAATAATTTTTCTTTCAATATTACTACTGCATCTTTATAAAAATATAAATGGCATATGTAAATATATAGATGATATACTTAATGGAAACTCCAATCAGAGAATAAGACTTCAAACTCATATAAAATGTCTCAGCGAATTAACTATAAAAATAAATAGTCTTATAGAAAATCTCCAACATATTGAAAAGAAGAATGTTGTAAGTGAAGAATCAAGGAAAAAAATGATCTCAAATATATCACATGATTTAAGGACACCACTTACTTCGATTCTTGGATATATAGAACTTATACTAAATGACTCTAATTTAAGCCAGGATGAAATAAATAGATACATAAAAATAGTTTATACTAAGGGAAATTATCTCTATGATATGTTGGAAGAGTTTTTTGAAATTTCAAAGATGGACTCAAAAGACTTTAAATTAGAAATAAAATCAATTAATATATGTGAAATTATAAGACAACAGCTTGTATCCTTTTTTAATGAATTTAAAAAGAACGGCATAGAACCTGAATTAAATTTTCAAAAAGATAATATATATGTTAATGCAGACGAAAAAGTCTTAAATAGAATTTTAAACAATATTATAAGTAATATCCTAAAGCATGGAAAAAACAGTACAAAAATATGTGTTGATATAAACTGTACTAAAAATACAGTTTTCATATCAATATGGGATAATGGTTTAGGGATACCTGGAGATGAGATAAATTACATATTTGATAGATTATATACCGTTGAAAAATCAAGAAAATCAAATTTAAAAAGTAGTGGTCTTGGCCTTAGCATAGTTAAAAAATTGGTAGAATCTCTCGGCGGCACAATTTCTGTATCCAGTATTCCCCTAAAAAAAACAGAATTCAAATTTACACTTGATAGAGATGTAAGAAAATTGTAA
- a CDS encoding response regulator transcription factor, producing MNVPRILIIEDDEEINNLIYNTLKIEKYNIIQTFNGEDAINKYHGDNFQLVILDLMLPYIDGIEVLRKIRESSTVPIIILSAKDQETDRIIGLGMGADDYIVKPFSIRELTARVKSQLRRYISYNKKYSKNPILQYADLKLNTLNYKVSKKNKELNLTPKEFQLLKLFLENPDRVFTKAQIFNNVWENKYIHDDNTVMVHIKRLRNKIEDTPNNPKYISTVWGIGYKLGE from the coding sequence ATGAATGTGCCTAGAATATTAATTATAGAGGACGATGAAGAAATAAATAATTTGATTTATAATACTTTAAAAATAGAAAAATACAATATAATACAAACTTTCAATGGAGAAGATGCAATAAATAAATATCATGGTGATAATTTTCAATTAGTTATTCTTGATTTAATGCTTCCATATATAGACGGCATAGAAGTCTTAAGAAAAATACGAGAAAGCAGTACAGTACCTATTATAATCCTATCTGCCAAGGACCAAGAAACAGATAGAATTATAGGCCTTGGCATGGGTGCAGATGACTACATTGTAAAACCTTTTTCCATAAGAGAATTAACCGCAAGAGTTAAATCTCAGCTTAGAAGATATATAAGCTATAATAAAAAGTATTCTAAAAATCCAATTTTACAATATGCGGATCTTAAATTGAACACTTTAAATTACAAAGTATCTAAAAAAAATAAGGAATTGAATTTAACACCAAAGGAATTTCAACTTCTAAAACTTTTTCTTGAAAATCCAGACAGGGTATTTACAAAAGCTCAAATATTTAATAATGTATGGGAAAATAAATATATACATGATGATAATACTGTAATGGTACATATAAAAAGACTGAGAAATAAAATTGAAGATACTCCAAACAACCCTAAATATATATCAACTGTTTGGGGTATAGGATACAAACTGGGTGAATAA